In a genomic window of Flavobacterium sp. KACC 22761:
- a CDS encoding ABC transporter ATP-binding protein: MARFQENDLPKAKLDSNSLQKALRIFKYAKNHKWKFFLGLIFLLLTSATALAFPKLMGMLVDCVTNKDLDKANEIALALMGILTLQAIFSFFRISLFVNFTENSLSNIRFALYENLVKLPMSFYSQKRVGELNSRISADISQLQDTFTTTIAEFLRQFILIIGGFVILGSISPKLTLMMLAIVPVVAVAAVIFGRFIRKYGKKTQDKVAESQVIVEETLQGISNVKAFANEWYEIQRYKNKIKEIVKIAIKGGQYRGYFASFIILCLFGCVVAVVWYGITLTIRGEVEGVGDLISFVLYTTFIGASFGGIAEMYAQIQKAVGATERVFELLEETPEEINANPHASNIEKIKGNVAFKNVAFHYPSRKEVQVLKDVNFEAEFGQKIAIVGPSGAGKSTISSLLLRFYDITAGEILVDGKNIHDYDLENLRGNMSIVPQDVILFGGTIRENIAYGKPDATNEEIIAAAKQANAFNFIEGFPEKFETLVGERGVKLSGGQRQRIAIARALLKNPSILILDEATSSLDSESEKLVQEALEVLMEGRTSIIIAHRLSTIRNADKILVLDNGKISEEGTHQELINLENGIYKNLSNLQFSNS; encoded by the coding sequence ATGGCAAGATTTCAAGAAAATGATTTACCGAAAGCTAAATTAGACTCTAACTCGCTTCAAAAAGCACTCCGAATTTTTAAATACGCCAAAAATCACAAATGGAAATTTTTCCTAGGCTTGATTTTCCTTTTGTTAACCAGCGCCACTGCCCTTGCCTTTCCTAAATTAATGGGAATGCTTGTAGATTGCGTTACCAATAAAGATCTCGACAAGGCAAACGAAATTGCACTTGCATTAATGGGAATTCTAACTTTGCAAGCCATTTTCTCTTTTTTCAGAATTTCACTTTTTGTAAACTTCACCGAGAATTCATTATCAAACATCCGTTTTGCATTGTATGAGAATTTGGTAAAACTGCCAATGTCTTTTTATTCGCAAAAACGTGTTGGAGAATTAAACAGCCGAATCAGTGCCGATATTTCGCAACTTCAAGATACTTTTACCACAACAATTGCCGAATTTTTACGTCAATTTATCTTGATTATTGGAGGTTTTGTTATTTTAGGAAGTATTAGCCCGAAATTGACTTTAATGATGTTGGCTATTGTTCCGGTTGTAGCTGTTGCGGCAGTGATTTTTGGAAGATTCATTCGTAAATACGGAAAAAAAACACAAGATAAAGTTGCCGAAAGCCAGGTAATTGTTGAGGAAACATTACAAGGGATTAGCAATGTAAAAGCTTTTGCAAATGAATGGTACGAAATTCAACGTTATAAAAACAAAATCAAAGAGATTGTAAAAATCGCCATCAAAGGCGGGCAATACAGAGGATATTTTGCTTCATTTATTATTTTATGTCTTTTTGGATGCGTAGTTGCTGTAGTTTGGTACGGGATTACTTTGACCATCAGAGGTGAAGTTGAAGGCGTTGGAGATCTGATTTCTTTTGTCCTTTATACCACTTTTATTGGAGCTTCTTTTGGGGGAATTGCCGAAATGTATGCTCAAATTCAAAAAGCCGTTGGAGCAACAGAACGCGTTTTTGAATTGTTAGAAGAAACTCCAGAAGAAATCAATGCCAATCCTCATGCATCGAATATAGAAAAAATCAAAGGAAATGTAGCTTTTAAAAATGTCGCTTTCCATTATCCTTCAAGAAAAGAGGTTCAAGTTTTAAAAGATGTAAATTTCGAAGCTGAATTTGGACAAAAAATAGCAATTGTTGGTCCGAGTGGTGCTGGAAAATCGACTATTTCTTCCTTGTTATTACGTTTCTATGATATTACAGCTGGTGAAATTTTGGTTGATGGAAAAAACATTCACGATTATGATCTAGAAAACCTTCGTGGTAATATGAGTATTGTGCCTCAAGATGTAATTTTATTTGGAGGAACCATCAGAGAAAATATTGCTTACGGAAAACCTGATGCTACAAATGAAGAAATTATTGCAGCGGCAAAACAAGCAAATGCTTTCAATTTCATAGAAGGCTTCCCAGAAAAATTTGAAACTTTGGTTGGAGAACGCGGTGTGAAGTTATCAGGCGGACAACGCCAGCGTATTGCAATTGCAAGAGCTTTGCTTAAAAACCCTAGTATTTTGATTTTGGATGAAGCAACATCTTCATTAGACAGTGAAAGCGAAAAACTAGTTCAAGAAGCTCTAGAAGTTTTAATGGAAGGAAGAACCAGCATCATTATCGCACACCGACTTTCAACAATTAGAAACGCTGATAAAATTCTAGTTTTAGATAACGGAAAAATTTCTGAAGAAGGAACACATCAAGAATTAATAAATCTAGAAAACGGGATTTATAAAAACTTAAGCAATCTTCAATTCAGCAACTCTTAA
- a CDS encoding IS3 family transposase: MFACTLFGIDRQVYYRRIKRTSSRKLIASEVISLVLKIRNTMPRIGAKKLYYLLKIQLNQLKIGRDKFIDILRANHLLITPRRSYHITTNSHHRFRKHENLILDLKICRPEQVWVSDITYVGKRENPCYLSLITDAYSKKIMGFYVADNMNTKSSLTALKNAIKQRRDKGKTLIHHSDRGLQYCSDQYQKLLYKNNIRCSMTQNSDPYENAVAERINGILKQEFNIDKFNQQLAVMKILIKDAIEVYNNERPHYSNYMLTPNQMHKQNIVEMRTYKTKTPAKKVLTGV; encoded by the coding sequence ATGTTTGCCTGTACTTTGTTCGGGATAGACAGACAGGTTTATTATCGAAGAATAAAAAGAACCAGTTCCAGAAAGCTTATTGCCTCAGAAGTTATTAGTCTGGTTTTGAAAATTAGAAATACAATGCCCCGAATAGGGGCAAAAAAACTGTATTATCTTTTAAAAATCCAATTGAATCAACTCAAAATCGGCAGGGATAAATTTATAGATATACTTAGAGCTAATCATTTATTAATAACACCTAGGCGTTCTTATCATATAACAACAAACTCTCATCATAGATTTAGAAAGCATGAGAATCTAATATTGGATTTAAAAATCTGCAGACCAGAACAAGTCTGGGTATCAGACATAACTTATGTCGGAAAAAGAGAGAATCCATGTTATTTAAGTCTTATAACAGATGCTTACTCTAAAAAAATAATGGGTTTTTATGTGGCAGATAATATGAATACTAAAAGCAGTTTAACAGCTTTAAAAAATGCAATAAAACAGCGCCGAGACAAAGGAAAAACATTAATCCACCATTCAGATAGAGGACTTCAGTATTGTTCTGATCAATATCAAAAACTATTATATAAAAACAATATAAGATGCAGTATGACACAAAACTCTGATCCTTATGAAAATGCAGTGGCGGAGAGAATAAATGGAATTTTAAAACAAGAATTTAATATTGATAAATTTAATCAGCAACTTGCTGTGATGAAGATTTTAATAAAAGATGCAATTGAGGTTTATAATAATGAAAGACCCCATTATTCTAATTATATGCTAACACCCAATCAAATGCACAAACAAAACATAGTAGAAATGAGAACTTATAAAACAAAAACACCTGCAAAAAAAGTTCTTACAGGTGTTTAA
- a CDS encoding proline dehydrogenase family protein, with amino-acid sequence MEKIFDNTQVAFSLKSDTELDRAYFLFKMIDSEPLVRIGTAVTNFAIKAHLPVEGLIRATVFDHFCGGVNENDCLTVVDKMFTKGVSSVLDYSVEGKEEEEQFDAALEMTLRTVEFAKERLAIPFAVFKPTGLGRFELYEKLGEKQTLSPAEQEEWNRVVARFDKICSEAHKKDVALLIDGEESWMQDAADELVTDMMRKYNKEKAIVFNTLQMYRWDRLDYLKKLHVIAKTEGFFIGMKLVRGAYMEKEHKRAEEKGYVSPICVSKEATDVNYDAAVHYMLEHLDTMAIFAGTHNELSSYKLMEMMAQKGIAKNDNRIWFGQLYGMSDNISYNLAENGYNVAKYLPFGPVKDVMPYLIRRAEENTSVAGQTSRELSMIKAERNRRKGK; translated from the coding sequence ATGGAAAAAATATTCGATAACACTCAAGTTGCATTTTCGCTAAAGAGTGATACAGAACTAGACAGAGCTTACTTTCTTTTTAAAATGATTGACAGTGAGCCACTTGTCAGAATTGGAACTGCTGTTACTAATTTTGCCATCAAAGCGCATCTTCCGGTTGAAGGACTTATTCGTGCAACTGTTTTTGATCACTTTTGTGGCGGAGTAAATGAAAATGATTGCCTTACGGTGGTTGACAAAATGTTTACAAAAGGAGTTTCATCTGTTTTGGATTATTCTGTTGAAGGAAAAGAAGAAGAGGAGCAGTTTGACGCCGCTCTAGAAATGACATTAAGAACAGTAGAATTTGCAAAAGAACGTTTGGCGATTCCTTTCGCTGTTTTTAAACCAACTGGTTTAGGACGTTTTGAATTGTACGAAAAATTAGGCGAAAAACAAACTCTGTCTCCAGCTGAGCAAGAAGAATGGAATAGAGTAGTAGCTCGTTTTGATAAAATATGCAGCGAAGCGCATAAAAAAGATGTGGCATTATTAATTGATGGTGAAGAAAGTTGGATGCAAGATGCCGCTGATGAATTAGTAACGGATATGATGCGCAAATACAATAAAGAAAAAGCAATTGTATTTAATACATTACAAATGTACCGTTGGGATCGTTTAGATTATTTGAAAAAATTGCATGTTATAGCAAAAACAGAAGGTTTCTTTATAGGAATGAAGTTGGTTCGTGGTGCTTATATGGAAAAAGAACACAAAAGAGCAGAAGAAAAAGGTTATGTTTCTCCAATTTGTGTTTCTAAAGAAGCAACTGATGTAAATTACGATGCTGCAGTGCACTATATGTTAGAGCATTTGGACACAATGGCTATTTTTGCAGGAACTCACAACGAATTAAGCTCTTATAAATTGATGGAAATGATGGCTCAAAAAGGGATTGCTAAAAATGACAACAGAATTTGGTTTGGGCAATTATACGGAATGAGCGACAACATTAGCTACAATTTAGCTGAAAACGGTTATAATGTTGCAAAATACCTGCCATTTGGACCTGTAAAAGATGTTATGCCATACTTGATTCGTCGTGCAGAAGAAAATACTTCTGTAGCAGGACAAACAAGCCGCGAATTATCGATGATTAAAGCAGAACGCAATAGAAGAAAAGGGAAGTAG
- the aroB gene encoding 3-dehydroquinate synthase, with translation MKSIQANNYFVHFNQNAYEALNKHLKENKYSNIFIIVDDQTNEHCLPKFIPLLETDLAIEIIEFEAGEANKNIETCIEIWNILTELGADRKTLIINVGGGVVTDLGGFVASTFKRGVDFINVPTTLLSMVDASVGGKTGVDLGNLKNQIGVINVPQMVLIDTTYLETLPQSEMRSGLAEMLKHGLIYDAPYWRQFSDLKSIVFDELDQLIYRSVEIKNEIVVQDPTEKNIRKALNFGHTLGHAIEGYFLESEEKTTLLHGEAIAVGMILESYISLQKGLISQEEYREIKTIIKGIYDDVIFEENDIDPILELLIHDKKNEYGLIQFALIEGIGKIKINQSVENKLILEAFQDYKS, from the coding sequence ATGAAATCGATTCAAGCCAATAATTATTTCGTTCATTTCAACCAAAATGCTTACGAAGCTTTAAATAAACATTTGAAAGAAAATAAATACTCCAATATATTTATAATTGTTGATGATCAAACAAACGAACACTGTTTGCCTAAATTCATTCCGCTTTTAGAAACAGATTTAGCGATCGAAATCATTGAATTTGAAGCTGGCGAAGCAAATAAAAATATTGAAACTTGTATTGAAATCTGGAATATATTGACAGAACTGGGTGCCGACAGAAAAACACTTATTATTAATGTAGGAGGTGGCGTTGTTACTGATTTAGGTGGTTTTGTTGCTTCTACTTTTAAAAGAGGCGTAGATTTTATAAATGTACCAACTACTTTATTATCTATGGTTGATGCTTCTGTTGGAGGAAAAACGGGAGTTGACTTAGGAAATCTTAAAAATCAAATTGGAGTGATCAACGTGCCTCAAATGGTTTTGATTGACACAACATATCTAGAAACTTTGCCGCAAAGCGAAATGCGTTCTGGTTTGGCAGAAATGCTGAAACATGGTTTAATATATGATGCACCGTATTGGAGACAGTTTTCAGACTTAAAATCAATTGTTTTTGACGAATTGGATCAATTGATTTATCGTTCGGTTGAAATTAAAAATGAAATTGTGGTTCAGGATCCAACGGAGAAAAACATCCGTAAAGCTTTAAATTTCGGGCATACTTTAGGTCACGCTATCGAAGGTTATTTCTTGGAGAGTGAAGAAAAAACTACATTATTGCATGGAGAAGCGATTGCAGTTGGCATGATTTTAGAAAGTTACATTTCACTTCAAAAAGGTTTGATTTCTCAAGAGGAATACAGAGAAATAAAAACAATAATTAAAGGTATATATGATGATGTAATTTTTGAAGAAAATGACATCGATCCGATATTAGAATTGCTGATTCATGACAAAAAAAATGAATACGGATTAATTCAATTTGCATTGATTGAAGGAATCGGAAAAATAAAAATCAACCAATCTGTTGAAAATAAATTAATTCTAGAAGCGTTTCAGGATTATAAATCTTAA
- a CDS encoding decarboxylase — MNTKYSDLINQTYYFPQEEFKLNKDNLQFHNIDLMKLVEQYGTPLKFTYLPQISENINKAKSWFRKAMEKNKYEAKYYYCYCTKSSHFEYIMNEAFKNNIHIETSSAFDVNIVENLLENGKINKSTYVICNGFKRDEYITNIARLINNGHKNTIPIIDNYEELDLLQGEIKGKFKIGIRIAAEEEPKFEFYTSRLGIGYKNIVSFYKKQIQENDKLELKMLHFFINTGINDTSYYWNELVKCIKVYIALKKECPTLDGLNIGGGFPIKNSLAFEYDYQYMIDEIINQIKIACEEAEVDVPNIFTEFGSFTVGESGGAIYQILYQKQQNDREKWNMIDSSFITTLPDTWAINKRFIMLAINRWNDTYERVLLGGLTCDSDDYYNSEQNMNAIYLPKYNKEKPLYIGFFNTGAYQETIGGYGGLHHCLIPQPKHILIDRDENGILATEVFSEQQTSDDVLKILGYKKKM; from the coding sequence ATGAATACAAAATATTCTGATCTAATAAACCAAACATACTATTTTCCACAGGAGGAATTTAAACTAAACAAAGACAATCTTCAATTTCATAATATTGATTTAATGAAATTGGTTGAACAATATGGTACACCATTAAAGTTTACTTATTTGCCTCAAATTTCTGAAAACATCAACAAGGCAAAATCTTGGTTCAGAAAAGCAATGGAAAAGAATAAATATGAAGCAAAATACTACTACTGTTATTGCACAAAAAGCTCTCATTTTGAATACATTATGAATGAAGCTTTCAAGAATAACATTCACATCGAAACATCATCTGCATTTGATGTTAACATTGTGGAGAATTTACTTGAAAACGGCAAAATCAATAAAAGTACTTATGTAATTTGCAACGGTTTTAAAAGAGACGAATACATTACGAATATTGCAAGATTAATTAATAACGGACATAAAAACACTATTCCGATTATTGATAATTACGAAGAACTTGATTTGCTTCAAGGCGAAATCAAAGGAAAATTCAAGATTGGAATTCGTATCGCTGCTGAGGAAGAGCCTAAATTTGAGTTTTATACTTCAAGATTAGGAATTGGTTATAAAAACATAGTTTCGTTCTATAAAAAACAAATCCAGGAAAATGACAAACTTGAGCTTAAAATGCTTCACTTTTTCATTAATACTGGAATCAATGATACCTCATATTATTGGAATGAGTTGGTAAAATGTATCAAAGTTTACATTGCACTAAAAAAGGAATGCCCTACTCTAGATGGCTTGAACATTGGTGGTGGTTTCCCAATCAAAAACTCACTTGCCTTTGAATATGATTATCAATATATGATTGATGAAATCATCAATCAAATTAAAATTGCTTGTGAAGAAGCTGAAGTTGATGTTCCAAATATCTTTACAGAATTTGGTTCGTTTACGGTTGGCGAAAGCGGTGGCGCGATTTATCAGATTTTGTATCAAAAACAACAAAATGATAGAGAAAAATGGAATATGATCGATTCATCGTTCATAACTACTTTGCCTGATACTTGGGCAATAAATAAACGTTTTATCATGCTGGCAATCAATCGCTGGAATGATACTTACGAACGGGTTTTATTAGGTGGACTGACTTGCGATAGTGACGATTATTACAATTCAGAACAAAATATGAACGCCATTTATTTGCCTAAATACAACAAAGAAAAGCCATTATATATTGGTTTCTTTAATACTGGTGCGTATCAAGAAACAATTGGTGGATATGGAGGTTTGCACCACTGCTTAATTCCCCAGCCTAAGCATATTCTAATAGACCGTGATGAAAACGGTATTTTAGCAACCGAAGTGTTTTCAGAGCAACAAACTTCTGATGATGTATTGAAGATTTTAGGATACAAGAAAAAAATGTAA
- a CDS encoding deoxyhypusine synthase family protein — MKGPISQFIEKHYLHFNSASLVDAAKEYEQQLANGAKMLVSMAGAMSTAEIGKIFAEIIRQDKVQIISCTGANLEEDIMNLVAHSHYERVPNYRDLTPEDEWALLERGLNRVTDTCIPEHEAFRRLQKHIYKIWKDADDKGERYFPHEFMYKMLLSGVLEEYYEIDLKDSWMYAAAEKNLPIIVPGWEDSTMGNIFASYVIKGDLKASTMKSGIEYMTFLADWYSKNSDNGIGFFQIGGGIAGDFPICVVPMLYQDMEMHDVPFWSYFCQISDSTTSYGSYSGAVPNEKITWGKLDIKTPKFIIESDATIVAPLIFAYLLDL, encoded by the coding sequence ATGAAAGGACCAATCAGTCAGTTTATTGAAAAACATTATTTGCACTTTAATTCTGCTTCTCTAGTAGATGCAGCTAAAGAGTACGAGCAACAATTAGCAAATGGTGCTAAAATGCTTGTAAGTATGGCTGGAGCTATGAGTACGGCAGAAATTGGTAAAATTTTCGCTGAAATAATTAGACAAGATAAAGTACAAATTATTTCATGTACTGGAGCCAATCTAGAAGAAGATATCATGAACTTAGTGGCTCACTCGCATTATGAGAGAGTACCTAACTACCGTGATTTGACACCAGAAGACGAATGGGCACTGCTTGAAAGAGGATTAAACCGTGTAACAGACACTTGTATTCCTGAGCATGAAGCTTTCAGACGTTTGCAAAAGCATATCTACAAAATCTGGAAAGATGCAGATGACAAGGGAGAACGTTATTTCCCACATGAGTTCATGTACAAAATGTTGTTATCTGGTGTTCTTGAAGAATATTATGAAATCGACTTAAAAGACAGCTGGATGTATGCTGCTGCTGAAAAAAATCTTCCAATCATCGTTCCAGGATGGGAAGACAGCACAATGGGTAATATTTTTGCTTCATATGTAATCAAAGGCGATTTAAAAGCATCAACAATGAAATCAGGTATTGAATACATGACTTTCCTTGCTGACTGGTATTCAAAAAATAGTGATAATGGTATCGGATTCTTCCAAATTGGTGGTGGTATTGCAGGAGATTTCCCAATTTGCGTTGTACCAATGTTATACCAAGATATGGAAATGCATGACGTTCCTTTCTGGAGCTATTTCTGTCAAATTTCTGATTCTACAACAAGTTACGGATCTTATTCAGGGGCAGTTCCTAATGAGAAAATCACTTGGGGTAAATTAGATATCAAAACTCCGAAATTTATTATTGAATCGGATGCTACAATTGTTGCTCCACTTATTTTTGCATATTTATTAGATTTATAG
- a CDS encoding DNA primase has product MKRIIVDYAKLTNEILNLLVEKFPDGYDDSDVIRFRNAKNELVEAVEVRTEDTIYLVKISTKLADRIENYDEDDDIDLDVDTIEPVKGLDLDDDAADDDDEDENLDKPDTDGGDDDDDDDRDSDDIADEDDEDDED; this is encoded by the coding sequence ATGAAAAGAATTATAGTAGACTACGCCAAATTGACCAATGAAATTTTAAACCTTTTGGTTGAAAAATTCCCTGACGGTTATGACGATTCGGATGTAATCCGTTTCAGAAACGCTAAAAACGAATTAGTAGAAGCTGTTGAAGTTCGCACCGAAGACACTATTTATTTAGTAAAAATCAGTACTAAACTTGCTGACAGAATTGAAAATTACGATGAAGATGACGATATTGATCTTGATGTTGATACAATCGAACCAGTAAAAGGTCTTGATCTTGATGATGATGCAGCTGATGACGATGATGAAGATGAAAATCTTGATAAGCCAGATACTGATGGAGGAGATGACGACGATGATGACGATAGAGATAGTGATGACATCGCAGACGAAGATGACGAAGATGATGAAGATTAA
- the recQ gene encoding DNA helicase RecQ, with the protein MTTELLHTKLKENFGFEKFRPNQETIINTVLSGQDTLAIMPTGGGKSICFQLPALVLPGITIVISPLIALMKDQVDSLKTNGINACYINSSQSAQEQQFYIDSLKTNSFKLVYIAPESLSYLDIVFNELTISLIAIDEAHCISSWGHDFRPAYTNLGYLKNRFPSTPILALTATADKATRTDITKQLNLRNPKTFVASFDRKNLSLEVRPALDRIKQIIDFIEKKPNESGIIYCLSRKTTEELAEKLSKNGIQAKAYHAGLDNQTRANTQDQFINDDCQVVCATIAFGMGIDKSNVRWVIHYNLPKNIEGYYQEIGRAGRDGLPAETIMFESYADVIQLQKFASEGLNSDVQLAKLDRMKQYADAVSCRRKILLSYFGELVTENCGNCDICKNPPTFFDGTILAQKALSAITRLQESEPLAVIVDFLRGSKNAYIYEKNYQTLKTYGIGADISWYDWNQYLIQLINLGYCEIAFHQHNKILLTPFAKKVLFEGEKVKLTTVVKKVIDKNEIRQEKAKVAKNSLFETLRKLRYEIAKEEEVPAYVIFSDAALRQMEIMRPMNEDEFLAVEGVGKVKLEKYGSEFINAIIEFQRNKSVVKKEKKDSTYKKTLELFESGNSVEEIAARRNISQTTVISHLAKLYVDGHNLDLSQFLSEEEIEKIKKAQIELENPNALKPYFDYFEEKISYDKIRFGLAFIERNLNNQANQKSYSVEEIRQTHTEAYKKWDSTEDVKLANLFNEGKKIEEIANLLGRNNGAITSRLKKLELK; encoded by the coding sequence ATGACTACTGAACTCCTCCATACCAAGCTGAAAGAAAATTTTGGATTCGAAAAATTCAGACCAAATCAAGAAACGATAATAAATACAGTTCTTTCGGGCCAAGATACACTTGCCATTATGCCTACTGGTGGAGGAAAATCAATATGTTTTCAATTGCCGGCTTTGGTATTGCCAGGAATTACAATTGTGATCTCGCCATTGATCGCATTAATGAAAGATCAAGTAGACAGTTTAAAAACAAACGGCATTAACGCTTGTTATATCAATAGCAGCCAATCTGCTCAAGAGCAGCAATTTTATATCGACAGTTTAAAAACAAATTCTTTTAAGCTCGTTTATATTGCACCAGAAAGCTTGTCCTATCTTGATATTGTTTTTAATGAACTGACAATCAGTTTGATTGCTATTGACGAAGCACATTGTATTTCTTCATGGGGTCATGATTTCAGGCCTGCTTATACTAATTTAGGATATTTGAAGAACCGCTTCCCTTCTACTCCAATTCTTGCCTTGACTGCAACAGCAGACAAAGCCACCCGCACAGATATCACAAAACAGCTAAATCTGAGGAATCCAAAAACCTTTGTAGCTTCTTTTGACAGAAAAAATTTAAGTTTGGAAGTTCGTCCAGCTTTAGATCGTATAAAACAAATTATCGACTTTATCGAAAAGAAACCAAATGAATCTGGAATAATTTATTGTTTGAGCCGAAAAACAACAGAAGAGCTTGCCGAAAAATTATCTAAAAACGGAATTCAGGCAAAAGCCTATCACGCAGGTTTAGACAATCAAACTAGAGCAAATACTCAAGACCAATTTATAAATGATGATTGCCAAGTGGTTTGTGCTACAATTGCTTTCGGAATGGGAATTGATAAATCGAATGTTCGTTGGGTAATTCATTACAATCTTCCAAAAAATATCGAAGGCTATTATCAAGAAATCGGACGTGCAGGACGTGACGGATTGCCAGCTGAAACCATAATGTTTGAAAGTTATGCCGATGTAATTCAGCTTCAAAAATTTGCCTCCGAAGGATTGAATTCAGATGTGCAATTGGCAAAATTAGATCGAATGAAGCAATATGCTGATGCTGTAAGTTGTCGCAGAAAAATTTTGCTTTCTTACTTTGGCGAGCTTGTAACTGAGAATTGCGGAAACTGCGATATTTGTAAAAATCCGCCAACTTTTTTTGATGGCACGATTCTCGCGCAAAAAGCATTATCAGCCATTACGCGTTTACAAGAATCTGAACCTTTGGCTGTAATTGTTGATTTTTTAAGAGGCTCGAAAAACGCATATATCTACGAAAAAAATTATCAAACGCTAAAAACTTACGGAATTGGAGCTGATATTTCCTGGTATGATTGGAATCAATATTTGATTCAACTTATTAATTTAGGTTATTGTGAAATTGCTTTTCATCAACACAACAAAATCCTACTTACTCCTTTTGCTAAAAAAGTTTTGTTTGAAGGTGAAAAAGTAAAACTTACAACTGTTGTCAAGAAAGTAATTGACAAAAATGAAATCAGACAAGAAAAAGCTAAAGTGGCTAAAAATTCTCTTTTTGAAACATTGCGAAAATTACGTTATGAAATTGCAAAGGAGGAAGAAGTTCCTGCTTATGTGATTTTCAGTGATGCGGCATTGAGACAAATGGAGATTATGCGACCTATGAATGAAGATGAATTTCTTGCTGTTGAAGGAGTTGGAAAAGTAAAACTAGAAAAATATGGATCTGAATTTATAAATGCCATAATTGAATTTCAAAGAAATAAGTCGGTTGTCAAAAAAGAGAAAAAAGACAGTACTTATAAAAAAACATTGGAATTATTCGAAAGCGGAAATTCTGTTGAAGAAATTGCAGCACGAAGAAACATCAGCCAAACGACTGTAATTTCGCATTTGGCAAAATTATATGTTGATGGCCATAATTTAGATTTAAGCCAATTTCTTTCTGAAGAAGAAATCGAAAAAATCAAAAAAGCTCAAATAGAATTAGAAAACCCAAATGCTCTAAAGCCCTATTTTGATTATTTTGAAGAAAAAATATCGTACGATAAAATCAGGTTTGGATTAGCTTTTATAGAAAGAAACTTAAATAATCAAGCAAATCAAAAATCGTACTCTGTTGAAGAAATTCGCCAAACTCATACTGAAGCATATAAAAAATGGGATTCCACAGAAGACGTAAAACTTGCAAATCTTTTTAATGAAGGCAAAAAGATTGAAGAAATAGCAAATTTGCTTGGAAGAAATAATGGTGCAATTACTTCACGATTGAAAAAACTAGAATTGAAATAA
- a CDS encoding DinB family protein translates to MNADQLLENEYSGGFATYIREAGNVNLIEELEISLHDFIRFVQDIPMDKFDYRYAEGKWTIKEIIQHILDCERIFAYRALRFSRNDKTPLPSFEENDYAENTNANARSIQELLTELSALRHSTLLFYKSLSEEQLKRIGTASNIQISVRALGFAIIGHQKHHQKVFKERYL, encoded by the coding sequence ATGAATGCAGACCAATTATTAGAAAATGAATATTCTGGCGGATTTGCAACTTATATCCGCGAAGCAGGAAATGTGAATTTGATTGAAGAGTTGGAAATTTCTTTGCATGATTTCATTCGATTTGTGCAAGATATTCCAATGGATAAATTCGACTATCGTTATGCAGAAGGAAAATGGACAATCAAAGAAATCATTCAGCATATTTTAGATTGTGAACGCATTTTTGCGTATCGTGCATTGCGTTTTTCGAGAAATGATAAAACGCCTTTGCCAAGTTTCGAAGAAAATGATTATGCCGAAAATACAAATGCAAACGCAAGAAGCATCCAGGAATTATTGACTGAGCTTTCGGCTTTAAGACACTCAACTTTATTGTTTTATAAAAGCTTATCTGAAGAACAGCTTAAAAGAATTGGAACAGCATCAAACATTCAAATTTCAGTTCGTGCTTTAGGTTTTGCTATCATCGGACATCAAAAACATCATCAAAAAGTTTTTAAGGAAAGATATTTGTAA